Genomic segment of Serinicoccus hydrothermalis:
TCCAGCGCCCACCAGTACTCCTTGACGTCCTCGCCGTGGTTGCCCTGCGGGTTGGTCAGCCCGAAGAGCCGTTCCTTGAGCCGGTCGTCCCGTCCGTTCCACAGCGCCAGCCCCAGGTTGAGGAAGCCGTCGACGTCGCACAGCCCGGCCAGCCCGTCCTCGCCCCAGCGGTAGGCGCGCAGGTGGGCGTGGTCGAAGGGCAGGTGCGCCCAGGCGTCGCCGTCGGCGGAGTAGTCCTCCCGGACCGTCCCCCACTGCCGCGCCGAGACGTAGGGGCCCCAGTGCCGCCAGGCGGCGCGCGAGTCCTCGGAGTCGGCGAGGCGGTCGTGCTCAGCGGTGCTCACGGCGGCCAGGGTGCCACACGCCGGGCGCCCGCAGGGTGCCCTCCCGACAGGACGGTCCGCGCGACCCCGCCTAGCGTTGAGGTATGCCTGCACGAGACCTCTCCGGCCAGCGCGTGGCCGTCGTCGGCGCCAGCGGCGCCCTCGGCTCGCGCATCGCCCACCAGCTCGCGGACCAGGGTGCCCGGGTGCTGCTCGTCGGGCGGGACGAGCAACGGCTGCGCGACACCGGGCTGGACGCCCCGCTCGTCGTGGCGGACCTCGTGGACGCCGCGGCCGGGGACCGTGTCGTCGAGGCGGCCCAGGAGCACCTGGGCGGGCTGGACGGCGTCGTCAACGCCGCGGGGGTGGCAGCCTTCGGCGCCCTCGCGGACACCCCGGATGAGGTGATCGAGGAGGTCTTCGCCACCAACGTCCTCGGCCCGGCCTTCCTCCTGCGCCGGCTGCTGCCGCTGCTGCAGGAGTCGCAGGGCTTCGTGGTCAACCTCAGCGCGGTCCTCGCCGAGCGGCCGATGGCCGGTATGGGCGCCTACTCCGCCAGCAAGGCCGCGCTCACCGCGCTCGACAAGGCCCTGGCGAGCGAGCTGCGCCGGGCCAAGGTGCGGGTGCTCGACGTGCGCCCGCCGCACACCGAGACCGGCCTGGTCGACCGCGCCATCCACGGCGAGGCGCCGAAGCTGCCGGACGGCCTGGAGCCGGACGAGGTCGCCGAGCGCGTGGTGCAGGCGATCGGCGAGGACGCCTCAGACCTCGGGTCGGACGACTTCGGCGGCTGACGGGCATACCCGGGGGGGCGTGCCACACTGCGTCGATGCGACGCGTGCTGGTGGTCGGGGCCGGGGTCATCGGGCTGACGTGCGCGATCCGCCTGGTGGAGGCGGGGCACCGGGTCGACGTCGTGGCCGCAGAGATGCCGGTTGAGACGACCTCGTCGGTGGCCGCCGCGCTCTGGTACCCCTACCGGGCCCTCCCCCAGGACCGCGTCACCGCCTGGTCCGCCGCCAGCTATGACGTCTTCCGCGAGCTCGCCCAGGACCCGGCGACCGGCGTCGCGATGCGCACCGGCACCGAGCTGCTGCGAGAGTCCCAGCCGGACCCCTGGTGGGCCGGGGCCGTCCCCGACCTGACCCACGCCACCGACCTGCCCGGGTATGCCGGTGGCTGGCGCTTCACCGCCCCGGTCGCCGAGATGCAGGTGCACCTGGCGTGGCTGGCGCGTCGGCTGGAGCAGCTCGGGGGGACCCTCACCCGGACGCGGCTCGACCGGCTGCCCGAGGGCGAGGACCTCGTGGTCAACGCCTCGGGGCTCGGCGCGGAGGGGCTGGCCGAGGACCCGACGATGTCACCGGTGCGGGGCCAGGTGGTCGTCGTCGAGCAGGTCGGCCTGGAGCAGTGGTGGCTGGACCCCGGTGCGACCGGTGGCCCGACCTACGTCGTCCCCCGCAGCCGCGACATCGTGCTCGGCGGCACCGACCAGCCCGGCGAGCGCGACCGCACCCCCGACCCCGCCGTCGCCGAGGACATCCTCGCGCGGGCCAAGGCGCTGGTGCCTGCGCTCGCCGGCGCGCGGGTGCTTCGGCACGCCGTCGGCCTGCGCCCGGTGCGCCCGCAGGTGCGGGTGGAGCGCGTCGGCGACGTCATCCACTGCTACGGCCACGGCGGCGCCGGCATGACCCTCAGCTGGGGCTGCGCCGCCGAGGTCGTGGAGCTGGCCTGATGAGCGACCTGCAGTGCCCGGCCCGGATCCTGCTGCTGCCCGAGGGCCTCGACCACGTGACCCGGCTGGTCCCGGAACGGATCCTGCACGTCTACGGCTCGTCGGGGGCGGCTGCGGGCGGCGCCGCCGATCTCCTGGCCTCCACGCTCGGGGTGGGCAGCACCCGTCTCACCGTGGCCGGCCCATCTCCCGTGCATGGTGACGCCGCAGACCTCCTGGCGGTGCTCGACGACCTGGCCGACCTCCACCGGGGCGAGACCGTGGTGGTGGTCGGTCAGGGCAACGCGATCGCGGCGGCGCTGGCCTCGCTGGGGCGGCCGGACCTCGCCGCCGACCTGTCGCCCACCGCGGGCATCGCCCTGGAGCGGGACGGGGACGGCTGGCGGCATACCGGGACCGTGTGAGCCCCCTGCACGAATTCGACCTCTGAATTCGTCGCCATGGCGACGTTTCCAGAGGTCGAATTCCGGTGGTTCAGACAGCCGGAACCCCGGTGGGTCAGACGGCGTAGGCGCCGAGCTGGCCGTGCAGGTCAGGGTCGACCTTGGCCTCGACCCGGGTGCCCTCGGCGGTGTGCTCCTCGCGCAGGATCTCGCCCTCGTCGTAGAGCCGGGCCACGAGGTCGCCGCGGTCGTAGGGCAGCAGCACGTCCACGAGGATCTCCGGGCGCGGCAGCGCCGCCTCGACCGCCTCCAGCAGCTCGGGGACGCCGGCACCGGTCTTCGCCGAGACGATGACCACGCGAGGGTATGCCCGGCGCAGCCGGTCCAGCGCCTCCGGGTCGGCGAGGTCGGCCTTGTTGACCGCGACGATCTCGGGGATCTTCAGGGCGGCACCCTCGTCGATCTCGGCCAGCACCGAATGCACCGCGTCCACCTGGCCCTCGGGGTCCGGGTGCGAGCCGTCGACGACGTGCAGGAGCACGTCGGCGTCGGCGGCCTCCTCCAGCGTGGACCGGAAGGCCTCGACGAGCTGGTGCGGCAGCCGCTTCACGAAGCCGACGGTGTCGGAGAGCGTGTAGCTGCGCCCCTCCTCGCTCTCGGTGCGCCGGACGGTCGGGTCCAGCGTCGCGAAGAGCTGGTTCTGCACCAGGACGCCCGCGCCGGTGAGCCGGTTGAGCAGCGAGGACTTGCCGGCGTTGGTGTAGCCGACGATCGCCACGCTGGGCACCCGGTTGCTGCGGCGCGAGGAGCGCTTGGTGTCACGCACCGTCTTCATGCCCGTGATCTCACGGCGGAGCCGGGCGATGCGGGTGTTGATCCGGCGCCGGTCAAGCTCGATCTTGGTCTCGCCCGGGCCGCGGGAGCCGATGCCCTCACCGCCGGCGACCCGGCCACCGGCCTGCCGGGACATGGACTCGCCCCAGCCGCGCAGGCGCGGCAGGAGGTACTGCAGCTGCGCCAGCTCGACCTGGGCACGGCCCTCCTTGCTCTTCGCGTGCTGGGCGAAGATGTCGAGGATCAGCGCGGTGCGGTCGATGACCTTGACCTTGACGACGTCCTCCAGGGCACGCCGCTGGGAGGGGCCGAGCTCGCCGTCGCAGACGACGGTGTCAGCGCCCTCGGCGGCGACGATCTCCCGCAGCTCGGCAGCCTTGCCGCTGCCGAGGTAGGTCGCCGGGTCCGGCTTCTGCCGTCGCTGGATCACGCCCTCGAGGACGGTCGACCCCGCGGTCTCGGCGAGCGCCGCGAGCTCGCGCAGCGAGTTCTCCGCGTCGGCGAGCGTCGTCTGCCCGTTGTCCTCCCAGACGGAGGCGAGCACGACCCGCTCCAGCCGGAGCTGGCGGTACTCGACCTCGGTGACGTCCTCGAGCTCGGTCGACAGCCCGGCGACGCGGCGCAGCGCGGCGCGCTCCTCGCGGTCGAGCTGGTCGCCGTCCCGCGCGGTCTCCTCCCCCCAGGACCCCCAGTCCGCCTCGCGCAGGTCGATGTCGCTGTCCTCGCCGAGCGCCTCGGCGCGGCGGTCGAGCAGCTGGCGGCGCTGGGCGGTGGTGTCGTCGTGCGGCTGGGCCATGATCTCCTTCTGGTCCGGTGCTGGACAGGTATGCCCGCGCGCCGGCTCACGTCGTCCCGGCTGGGTGGTCTCACCGCAGCCTCTCACTGGTGCAACGCCAGGAGCCAGAGATTTGTTGCCCGCGACCCCGCGGGCTCACATCGTCAGGTCCGCGAAGCGGTAGCGCGTCGGCGTGAACGTGAAGCGCTCCTCCTCCCCGAGATGGTCCTGGGCGAACTGCAGATAGCCCTCCAGGGCGTCACCGCTGAGGTAGCGCGAGGCGATCGCCCGTGACTCCTGCGCCGTGGCCGGAGACCGGTCCGTGAGCTCCAGGTCGACCGACACGAACCGGGTCCGCGGGCTGACGGTGTGCACGACGAGCGTCGCCGCCCCCGAGCCGGGCAGCAGTCTGGCCTTGCGCGTCGTCGGCGAGGTCACCAGCCACACCGTGCCGTCGTCCTCGGCGACGTACCAGAGCGGTGTCGCCGCAGGAGGCCCGCCGTCGGCGGCCACCGCCAGCACCCCCACGTGCGGCTCCGCCAGGAAGGCCCGGGCCGCACCCTCGTCGAACGTCTTCATGTCCCGCACCCTAGGCCCGGCCACCGACAGTCGTCCGGGACCGCGACGTGGGCCTCCACCCCCACCCTTCGAGGGCGGCCCCGCGCTTCGTCGCGGGTCCCGCCGTCGTAGGCGTGGGGCCGACCGAGGATCCGCGGGGGTGGGAGCGACCCGCGGGGGTGGTGGCGCCCCGCGGGGGTGGGGACGACCCGCGGGGCGAGGTGGAAGACTGCTGCCGATGCCGACCGACCACTACTTCTCCGCCCAGCCGGCCTCCGACGACGGCCTGCGGCACGTGCGGACCCGCCTGGCGGGCCGTGACGTCGAGGTGGTGACGGCCGCCGGCATCTTCTCCCCCGACGGGATCGACAAGGGCACCCGCGTGCTGCTCGACCAGGTTCCCGCCCCGCCACCCGACGGCACCTTCCTCGACCTCGGCTGCGGCTGGGGTCCGCTCGCGCTCACCCTGGCGCTGGAGTCACCCGAGGCCCGGGTGCACGCCGTGGACGTCAACGAACGCGCCCTCGACCTCGCCCGCCGCAACGCCGCCTCGCTCGGCTGCGGCAAGGTCCGGGTCGACCGCCCCGACGACGTGGACCCGGAGGTCCGTTTCGACCTCATCTGGTCCAACCCCCCGATCCGGGTCGGCAAGCAGGCGCTGCACGAGCTGCTGCTCACCTGGCTCCCCCGGCTCGCCGAGCACGACGACGCGGCGGCCTACCTCGTCGTCCAGAAGAACCTCGGCGCCGACTCGCTGCAGACCTGGCTGCGGACCAGCCTCCCTCCGGCGATGGGCCCGGTCCAGGTCACCCGCGAGGCGAGCAGCAAGGGGTTCCGGGTCCTGCGCGTCGCCCGCGCCTGACCCGCCGTCTCACCCAGCGGCGACGACCGCGAGCGCCCGGTCGAGCAGGTCGGGCGCGTCGTGCTCGAGCCACGTCACCCGGGGATCGGGGCCGAACCACGACTGCTGCCGGCGGGCCAGCCGGCGGGTGGCGGCCGCGGTGTCCTCGACCGCCTCGGCCTGTGACAGCTCGCCGTCGAGCTGGCGCAGCGCCTGGGCATACCCCACCGCCCGGGACGCGGTCCGCCCCTCCCGCAGCCCGTCCCGCTCGAGCCGGCGCACCTCCTCGAGCAGCCCGTCCTCCCACATCCGCGCCGCGCGCCGCGCGATCCTCGCGTCCAGGACCTCCCGGTCCGCCCGCAGCCCGAGGATCACCGTCGGCTCGACCAGCTCGCGCGTCGGCAGGGTGGCGCTGAACGGTCGCCCGGTGAGCTCGATCACCTCCAGCGCCCGCACCACCCGCCGGCCGTTGCGCGGCTCGATCCGGGCGGCCGCCTCCGGGTCGCGCCCGGCCAGCAGCGCGTGCAGCGCCTCGGCCCCCCTCGCCCCCAGCTCGGCCTCCCAGGCCGCCCGGACGCGCGGGTCGGTCGGGGGGATCTCGAGCCGGTCCAGCAGGGCCCGCACGTAGAGCCCGGAGCCGCCGACGACCACGGGCACCCGTCCGCGCGCCCGGATGGCGGCGAGGTCGGCGCGGGCCGCCTGCTGGTATGCCGCCACGCTCGCCTCCTCGCGCACGTCGAGCACGTCGAGCTGGTGGTGCGGCACCCCCTGGCGCTCACCCACCGTGAGCTTGGCGGTGCCGACGTCCATCCCGCGGTAGAGCTGCGAGGCATCGGCCGAGACGACCTCGCCGTCCAGCGCGAGCGCCAGCCGCACCCCGAGGTCCGACTTCCCGGTCGCCGTCGCACCCACCACCGCCACCACGGGCGACGCGGCGGGGTCCCGGTCGGCGGTCGGCTGGTGCATACCCGCAAGTCTGGCAGCGTGGAACGCTGACGCGACGGCACCTCCACCGCTAGGCTTGGCCCATGACCTCCCAGCAGCCGGACGGCACGCCGAACCAGCCCCAGCCCCCGAAGACCGCAGCGGGTCTCAGCGCCCTCTTCGACTTCAACTTCGACACCTTCGTCACGCCGGTCATCGTCAAGATCGTCTACATGATCGTGACCGTCCTCGTGGCGATCCTCACGGTCGGCATCGCCATCAGCGGGCTCACCACGATGTTCCAGGGCGGCGCCGGGATCATCCTCGGCCTGCTCCTCATCATCGCCTCGCCGGTGATCGGCCTGGTCTACCTCGCCTTCGCCCGGATGAGCCTGGAGCTCTACTACGCGGTCATCCGGCTCTCCGATGACGTGCACCACCGCGGCACGCTCTGACCGCTCCCCGCGGTTGCCGCCCGCGCGGGGCGGGTGCAGGGTGAGGCCATGAGCCAGCAACCGGACGACCAGCAGGGCACCTTCGTCGGGGCACCTTCGGCCACGAGGACGAGCCGGAGACCGTCCCTGGGCCGGACGACGCGCCGCAGGAGGACGTGGACGAGGGCGACGTGGAGGGCATCTCGGCCGAGCCCGCGCCCGGCGAGCGCAACGACCCCGTCTGAGGCGGGCCAGGGCATACCCTGCGGTCATGGCGCGCCCACCGATCGAGCTGCACATCATCGCCGACTCCACCGGCGACACCGCCGCCCGCGTGGCCCGCGCGGCCTCCGCGCAGTTCCACGAGCACGACATCCGCATCGTGCGCCACCCGCGGCAGACCTCGCTGGACGGGCTGCACGACTCCTTCGCCCGGATGCGGCCGGACCAGGTGCGCACCGTCGTCTTCTCCACCGTCGTCGACGAGTCCCTGCGGCAGCGCGTGACCCAGCTGTGCGAGGAGCAGGGCGTGCCGCACGCGGACCTGCTCGAGACGGCCGTCTCGGCGCTGACCTCGGTGACCGGCCAGGACCCCGAGCGGGTGGTGCGGCCCGTGGGGGTGGGCGAGGACTACTTCAAGCGGGTCGCGGCGATGGAGTTCGCCATCGCCAACGACGACGGCAACCTGTCCAACCACCTGCGCGAGGCCGACATCGTCCTCATCGGGGTGAGCCGCACCGGCAAGACGCCCCTGTCGATGTACCTCGGCTACCTGGGCTACCGCACCGCCAACATCCCGCTCGTCCCGGGGATCGCCCCGCCCGAGCAGCTCTTCGACGTCCAGCGGTGGAAGATCGTCGGGCTCACCATCGACCCCGAGCGGCTGCAGCAGATCCGGGGCCGCCGGGTTCGGGCGATGGGCAGCAGCACCCAGGGCCAGCGCGACGGCTACACCGACCTGGTGAAGATCTTCGACGAGCTGGACGAGGTCGCCCAGCTCCAGCGCAGCCTCGGCTGCCCCGTCATCGAGACGACCGACCTGGCGCTCGAGGAGGCGGCGGGGCGCGTCATCGAGGTGGTGCAGCGTCGCCGTGAGGCTGCCTCCGGCGGAGGGCGCGACGGGCGGTAGGCTCCGAGGCACCAAGCTCCGGGGCAGCGCGGCCCCGCCGAGACCGCGAGGAGACCGATCGACGATGGCCGGGCAGGAACAGACCTACCTCTACGACATGTCCGAGGGCAACGCGCAGATGCGCTCCCTCCTCGGCGGCAAGGGCGCCAACCTGGCGGAGATGAAGCGCCTGGGCATACCCGTCCCGGACGGCTTCACCGTGAGCACCGCCGCCTGCATCGCCACGATGGAGTCCGGCGGTGAGTGGCCGGAGAACCTCTGGGAGGACGTGCTGTCCTCGCTGGAGCGGCTCGAGGAGCGCACCGGCCGCTCGCTCGGCGGCGACGCCGAGGGCCGCAACCCGCTGCTCCTGTCGGTCCGCTCCGGCGCCGTCGTCTCGATGCCCGGGATGATGGACACCATCCTCAACCTCGGGATCGGCGACGACACGGTCGAGGCGCTCGGCGCCGAGGCCGACAACCCCCGCTTCGCGTGGGACTCCTACCGCCGCTTCCTGCAGATGTACGGCGAGGTGGTCGAGGGGGTCGCCCCGCACGCCTACGAGGACGAGCTCACCGCGCTGAAGTCCCGCCGCGGCGTGGAGCAGGACACCGAGCTGTCCACCGAGGACCTGAAGGAGCTCGTCGAGACCTTCAAGGACGTCTCCCGCCGCGAGCTCGGCCGGGACCTGCCGACCGACCCCCGCGACCAGCTCCGGGGCGCGATCTCCGCCGTCTTCGACTCGTGGGACACCCCCCGCGCCCGCGTCTACCGGCGCGCCAACGACATCCCCGACGACCTCGGCACGGCGGTCAACGTCATGCAGATGGTCTTCGGCAACCGCGGCGACACCTCCGCCACCGGCGTGTGCTTCACCCGCAACCCCTCCACCGGCGGCAAGGAGCTCTACGGCGAGTTCCTGCTCAACGCCCAGGGCGAGGACGTCGTCGCCGGCATCCGGACGCCCAAGTCGCTGGCCGAGATGGAGCAGGTGCTGCCCGAGGCCTACGAGCAGCTGCTGCAGACCATGCGCGACCTCGAGGCGCACTACAAGGACATGCAGGACATCGAGTTCACCGTCGAGGACGGCACGCTCTACCTGCTCCAGACCCGCAACGGCAAGCGCACCGCCGCGGCGGCGCTGCGCGTCGCGCGCGACATGGTCTCCGAGGGCGTGCTGACCCAGGAGGAGGCGCTGGAGCGGGTCGAGCCGAGCCAGCTGGACCAGCTGCTCCACCCGGCGATCGACCCCGAGCACGGCAAGGAACCGCTGGTCAAGGGCCTGCCCGCCTCCCCCGGCGCGGCCGTCGGCGAGATCGTCTTCGACGCCGACACCGCGGCCCAGCGCGGCGGTGCGGGCGACCCGGTCGTCCTCGTGCGCTACGAGACGACGCCGGACGACATCCACGGCGTCATCGTCGCCCAGGGTGTGCTCACCGCCCACGGCGGTATGACCTCGCACGCCGCCGTCGTCGCCCGCGGCATGGGCAAGCCGTGCGTCGCCGGCGCGAGCGGCATCCGCATCAACACCGCCGAGAAGACGCTGACCGTCGGCGACCGGACCTTCTCCGAGGGCGACCAGATCACGCTGGACGGCTCCACCGGCGAGGTCTACGGCGAGGCGCTCGAGCTCGTGCCCCCGCAGATCAACGAGGACTTCGAGGCGATCGTCACCTGGGCCGACGAGGTGCGCAGGCTCGGGGTACGCGCGAACGCCGACACCGGCGAGGACGCGGCGAAGGCCCGCGAGCTCGGCGCCGAGGGCATCGGGCTGTGCCGCACCGAGCACATGTTCATGGCCAGCGACCGGCTGCCGGCCGTCCGGCGGATGATCCTCGCCGACACCGAGGAGGAGCGGGCCGCGGCGCTGGAGGAGATCCTGCCGATGCAGCAGGAGGACTTCGAGGCGATCTTCACCGCGATGAAGGGCCTGCCCGTCACCGTGCGGCTCCTCGACCCGCCGCTGCACGAGTTCCTCCCCGACCTCGTCGAGCAGTCGCTGCTCGTGCAGCGCCTGGAGCTCACCGACGGCGACGCCGACGAGCTGGCCCGCGCCAGGACGCTCCTGGCCCAGGTCAAGCGCCTCCACGAGCAGAACCCCATGCTCGGCACCCGTGGGTGCCGGCTGGCCATGCTCTACCCCGAGATCCCGGAGATGCAGACCCGCGCGATCGTGCGCGCCGCCCTGGCGGTCCGCGAGCGCGAGGGCGAGACCGCGGGCGTGGAGATCATGATCCCGCTCGTGGCCTACTCCGCCGAGCTCGAGGCGCAGCGCGCGGTGGTCGAGCGCGCGGTCGCCGAGGAGCTCGAGAGCGCCGGGACCGACCTCGACGTCACCGTCGGCACGATGATCGAGCTGCCGCGGGCCGCCGTGGTCGCCGACCAGATCGCCGAGCACGCCGACTTCTTCTCCTTCGGCACCAACGACCTCACCCAGACCGGCATCGGCATCTCCCGGGACGACGCGGAGGGCGGCTTCCTCGGCGCCTACGTGCGCGACGAGGTCATCCCCTACAACCCGTTCGAGTCGATCGACCGCGACGGCGTCGGCGGGCTGGTCCGGCTCGGTGCCGAGCGCGGCCGCAGCACGAAGCCCGAGCTCAAGCTCGGCGTCTGCGGCGAGCACGGCGGCGACCCGGCCTCGATCGGTCTCTTCGAGGAGCTCGGCCTCAGCTACGTCTCCTGCTCGCCCTACCGCGTGCCCATCGCGCGCTTCTCGGCCGCCCGCGCCGTGCTGAGCCAGCGGGAGGGCGCCGAGGTGCGCACCGACGGCTGAGGGGCGACCGCGATGAGCGAGCGCGCGCCGGAGGGTCTGCTGCCCGCGCTGGCCGGGCTCGGCGGCTTCTTCGAGCTCACCCGACCCGCGGAGGGCAGCGACGCGGTGCCCTGGTCCGAGGTGCTCGCGCACGACGCGCTCCTCGCCCGGACCGCGACGGTGCGTGCGGCGCTGGCCCGGTCCAGCGGCATACCGCTGGAGGACGTCGACACCAAGGTGGCGGTCTCCGCGCTGCAGGTCGGGCTCGCCTCACGCCTGTGGTCGGTGGCGATGGCCGGCGCGGTGCTGCACCGCTGGGTCCCCGACCTCGGGTCGGACAACCTCGTGGCGAGCCCCGGGCACGGCGGACCCGTGCCGCTGGCGCTGGCGGACCCCTCGCGCGGGTATGCCGTCCGCGGCACGCCCGAGAGCGCCCGGGTCCTGGGCGGCGTCGTCGTCGAGGACAGCCTGGCCGCCCTCGACGCGGCGTGCGCCCGGGTCGGGCCGACGTCCTCCCAGGTGCTGCGCTCCAACTCGGCCTCCAGCCTGGTCGGGGCCGCCCGGGTGCTGGGCACGCAGCGCCCGGAGGACCGCCCCTCCGCCTGGGCCCTGGCCCGCGCCGTGCTCGAGCACCCCGGGCTGGCGCGGGGCGGCCGGGTGCGCGAGCGTGCAGGCCTGCCCGAGGGCGTCGGCGGGGCGATGGAGCGCCCGCGGGAGGCCTTCCTCCGGCACGGGTGCTGCCTCTTCGACCGACTGCCCCAGCACGGGCTGTGCCCGGACTGCGTGCGCGCCGAGCACCGCCCCGACCTCGTGACGCCGGGTCACTGAGGCGGGACGGCGCGGGTCGCCCGGTGGGTCAGCGGGGCCGGACGGTGCCCGTGCCCGTGCCGGCGTCGTAGGAGTAGACCTCGGCGCCGTCGATCCAGGTCCGCAGCACGCGGGACTGGTTGTCGAGCGGGTCGCCCGACCACCACGCGAGGTCGGCGTCCTTGCCGACGGCGAGCGAGCCGACGCGGTCCTCGACCCCGAGCACCCGGGCCGGGTTGATGGTCACCGAGCGCAGCGCCGCGTCGCGGTCCATGCCCTCGCGCACCGCGAGGGCGACCTGGGTGACGAGGTGGTCGATCGGCACGACCGGGTGGTCGGTGATGATCGAGACCTGCACCCCGGCCCGGTCCAGGATCCCGGGGGCCTTGGGCGACCGGTTGCGGACCTCGACCTTGGACCGGCTGACGATCATCGGGCCGTAGAGGACGGGGATCTCGTGCTCCGCCACGAGGTCCGCCAGCAAGTAGGCCTCGGTGCCGTGGTCCAGCACCAGGCGGTAGCCGAACTCCTCGGACAGCCGGATCGCGGTGGCGATGTCGTCGGCGCGGTGGCAGTGCTGGCGCCACGGGATCTCCCGCTCCAGCACCTTGACCAGGGTCTCGCTCACGAGGTCGGTGTCGACCGGGGAGTCGGACGCGGCCTGCTTGGCCTGGTAGCTGCGCGCCGCCGCGAAGGCCTTGCGCATCACCAGGGCGACCCCCATCCGGGTCGAGGGGGTCTTCTGCTGGTCGCCGTAGACCCTCTTGGGGTTCTCCCCCAGCGCCGCCTTCACCCCCGAGGGGTTGCGCAGCACCATCTCGTCGACGGAGCGGCCGTAGGTCTTGAGCGCGACCGCCT
This window contains:
- a CDS encoding pyruvate, water dikinase regulatory protein yields the protein MARPPIELHIIADSTGDTAARVARAASAQFHEHDIRIVRHPRQTSLDGLHDSFARMRPDQVRTVVFSTVVDESLRQRVTQLCEEQGVPHADLLETAVSALTSVTGQDPERVVRPVGVGEDYFKRVAAMEFAIANDDGNLSNHLREADIVLIGVSRTGKTPLSMYLGYLGYRTANIPLVPGIAPPEQLFDVQRWKIVGLTIDPERLQQIRGRRVRAMGSSTQGQRDGYTDLVKIFDELDEVAQLQRSLGCPVIETTDLALEEAAGRVIEVVQRRREAASGGGRDGR
- a CDS encoding DUF4282 domain-containing protein encodes the protein MTSQQPDGTPNQPQPPKTAAGLSALFDFNFDTFVTPVIVKIVYMIVTVLVAILTVGIAISGLTTMFQGGAGIILGLLLIIASPVIGLVYLAFARMSLELYYAVIRLSDDVHHRGTL
- a CDS encoding SDR family NAD(P)-dependent oxidoreductase; the protein is MPARDLSGQRVAVVGASGALGSRIAHQLADQGARVLLVGRDEQRLRDTGLDAPLVVADLVDAAAGDRVVEAAQEHLGGLDGVVNAAGVAAFGALADTPDEVIEEVFATNVLGPAFLLRRLLPLLQESQGFVVNLSAVLAERPMAGMGAYSASKAALTALDKALASELRRAKVRVLDVRPPHTETGLVDRAIHGEAPKLPDGLEPDEVAERVVQAIGEDASDLGSDDFGG
- a CDS encoding pyridoxamine 5'-phosphate oxidase family protein, which encodes MKTFDEGAARAFLAEPHVGVLAVAADGGPPAATPLWYVAEDDGTVWLVTSPTTRKARLLPGSGAATLVVHTVSPRTRFVSVDLELTDRSPATAQESRAIASRYLSGDALEGYLQFAQDHLGEEERFTFTPTRYRFADLTM
- the ppdK gene encoding pyruvate, phosphate dikinase — encoded protein: MAGQEQTYLYDMSEGNAQMRSLLGGKGANLAEMKRLGIPVPDGFTVSTAACIATMESGGEWPENLWEDVLSSLERLEERTGRSLGGDAEGRNPLLLSVRSGAVVSMPGMMDTILNLGIGDDTVEALGAEADNPRFAWDSYRRFLQMYGEVVEGVAPHAYEDELTALKSRRGVEQDTELSTEDLKELVETFKDVSRRELGRDLPTDPRDQLRGAISAVFDSWDTPRARVYRRANDIPDDLGTAVNVMQMVFGNRGDTSATGVCFTRNPSTGGKELYGEFLLNAQGEDVVAGIRTPKSLAEMEQVLPEAYEQLLQTMRDLEAHYKDMQDIEFTVEDGTLYLLQTRNGKRTAAAALRVARDMVSEGVLTQEEALERVEPSQLDQLLHPAIDPEHGKEPLVKGLPASPGAAVGEIVFDADTAAQRGGAGDPVVLVRYETTPDDIHGVIVAQGVLTAHGGMTSHAAVVARGMGKPCVAGASGIRINTAEKTLTVGDRTFSEGDQITLDGSTGEVYGEALELVPPQINEDFEAIVTWADEVRRLGVRANADTGEDAAKARELGAEGIGLCRTEHMFMASDRLPAVRRMILADTEEERAAALEEILPMQQEDFEAIFTAMKGLPVTVRLLDPPLHEFLPDLVEQSLLVQRLELTDGDADELARARTLLAQVKRLHEQNPMLGTRGCRLAMLYPEIPEMQTRAIVRAALAVREREGETAGVEIMIPLVAYSAELEAQRAVVERAVAEELESAGTDLDVTVGTMIELPRAAVVADQIAEHADFFSFGTNDLTQTGIGISRDDAEGGFLGAYVRDEVIPYNPFESIDRDGVGGLVRLGAERGRSTKPELKLGVCGEHGGDPASIGLFEELGLSYVSCSPYRVPIARFSAARAVLSQREGAEVRTDG
- a CDS encoding FAD-dependent oxidoreductase, whose product is MRRVLVVGAGVIGLTCAIRLVEAGHRVDVVAAEMPVETTSSVAAALWYPYRALPQDRVTAWSAASYDVFRELAQDPATGVAMRTGTELLRESQPDPWWAGAVPDLTHATDLPGYAGGWRFTAPVAEMQVHLAWLARRLEQLGGTLTRTRLDRLPEGEDLVVNASGLGAEGLAEDPTMSPVRGQVVVVEQVGLEQWWLDPGATGGPTYVVPRSRDIVLGGTDQPGERDRTPDPAVAEDILARAKALVPALAGARVLRHAVGLRPVRPQVRVERVGDVIHCYGHGGAGMTLSWGCAAEVVELA
- the miaA gene encoding tRNA (adenosine(37)-N6)-dimethylallyltransferase MiaA yields the protein MHQPTADRDPAASPVVAVVGATATGKSDLGVRLALALDGEVVSADASQLYRGMDVGTAKLTVGERQGVPHHQLDVLDVREEASVAAYQQAARADLAAIRARGRVPVVVGGSGLYVRALLDRLEIPPTDPRVRAAWEAELGARGAEALHALLAGRDPEAAARIEPRNGRRVVRALEVIELTGRPFSATLPTRELVEPTVILGLRADREVLDARIARRAARMWEDGLLEEVRRLERDGLREGRTASRAVGYAQALRQLDGELSQAEAVEDTAAATRRLARRQQSWFGPDPRVTWLEHDAPDLLDRALAVVAAG
- the hflX gene encoding GTPase HflX, translated to MAQPHDDTTAQRRQLLDRRAEALGEDSDIDLREADWGSWGEETARDGDQLDREERAALRRVAGLSTELEDVTEVEYRQLRLERVVLASVWEDNGQTTLADAENSLRELAALAETAGSTVLEGVIQRRQKPDPATYLGSGKAAELREIVAAEGADTVVCDGELGPSQRRALEDVVKVKVIDRTALILDIFAQHAKSKEGRAQVELAQLQYLLPRLRGWGESMSRQAGGRVAGGEGIGSRGPGETKIELDRRRINTRIARLRREITGMKTVRDTKRSSRRSNRVPSVAIVGYTNAGKSSLLNRLTGAGVLVQNQLFATLDPTVRRTESEEGRSYTLSDTVGFVKRLPHQLVEAFRSTLEEAADADVLLHVVDGSHPDPEGQVDAVHSVLAEIDEGAALKIPEIVAVNKADLADPEALDRLRRAYPRVVIVSAKTGAGVPELLEAVEAALPRPEILVDVLLPYDRGDLVARLYDEGEILREEHTAEGTRVEAKVDPDLHGQLGAYAV
- a CDS encoding class I SAM-dependent methyltransferase — encoded protein: MPTDHYFSAQPASDDGLRHVRTRLAGRDVEVVTAAGIFSPDGIDKGTRVLLDQVPAPPPDGTFLDLGCGWGPLALTLALESPEARVHAVDVNERALDLARRNAASLGCGKVRVDRPDDVDPEVRFDLIWSNPPIRVGKQALHELLLTWLPRLAEHDDAAAYLVVQKNLGADSLQTWLRTSLPPAMGPVQVTREASSKGFRVLRVARA